The following coding sequences lie in one Mycobacterium gordonae genomic window:
- a CDS encoding LLM class F420-dependent oxidoreductase yields the protein MTESVSLKPDLGKFGVWLGSRSIAPELAAEIESLGFGAAWIGASPDAELEWVEPALAQTKTLQLATGIVNIWSAPAAEVAKSYQRIEEAHPGRFLLGVGVGHPEHTEQYQKPYDALVSYLDGLDGGMVPTSRRVLAALGPRVLRLAAERSAGAHPYLTTPEHTGTARHLLGNTVFLAPEHKVVLTSDAAEARAVGRKFVDFYLGLSNYVNNWLRLGFTDEDVRKPGSDRLIDALVAYGTPDEIARRLNEHLDAGADHVAVQVLGSSRPENLVPELTELAGALGLTG from the coding sequence ATGACTGAATCCGTTTCACTCAAGCCCGACCTGGGCAAGTTCGGCGTCTGGCTGGGAAGCCGCAGCATTGCCCCGGAGTTGGCCGCCGAGATCGAGTCGCTGGGATTTGGCGCCGCCTGGATTGGTGCCTCACCAGACGCCGAGTTGGAGTGGGTCGAACCCGCACTGGCGCAGACCAAGACGCTGCAGTTGGCGACCGGCATCGTGAACATCTGGAGTGCGCCGGCCGCTGAGGTCGCCAAGTCCTATCAGCGCATCGAAGAAGCGCATCCAGGCAGGTTCCTGCTGGGCGTCGGGGTGGGCCACCCCGAGCACACCGAGCAGTATCAGAAGCCCTACGACGCACTGGTGTCCTACCTCGACGGGCTGGACGGCGGGATGGTGCCGACCAGCCGCCGCGTCCTTGCCGCACTCGGGCCCCGGGTGTTGCGGCTGGCGGCCGAACGCAGCGCGGGCGCGCACCCGTACCTGACCACGCCCGAGCACACCGGCACCGCCCGCCACCTGCTGGGCAACACGGTGTTTCTGGCTCCCGAACACAAGGTCGTGCTCACTTCCGATGCCGCCGAAGCGCGTGCCGTCGGTCGCAAGTTCGTCGACTTCTATCTGGGCCTGAGCAACTACGTCAACAACTGGCTGCGTCTGGGATTCACCGACGAGGACGTGCGCAAGCCGGGTAGCGATCGGTTGATCGACGCCCTGGTCGCCTATGGCACCCCCGACGAGATCGCACGCCGCCTCAACGAGCACTTGGACGCCGGCGCCGACCACGTCGCTGTCCAGGTGCTGGGATCCTCGCGCCCGGAGAACCTGGTGCCCGAGCTCACCGAACTGGCAGGGGCGCTCGGCCTCACCGGTTAG
- a CDS encoding LLM class F420-dependent oxidoreductase encodes MTASADSKPDLGRFGSFGRGVTPAQAKDIEALGYGAVWVGGSPPAELDWVEPILEATTTLQVATGIVNIWTAPAKPVAESFHRIDKAYPGRFLLGIGVGHREVVDEYRKPIDALTDYLDRLDDYGVPANRRVVAALGPRVLQLSAQRSAGAHPYLTTPEHTASARELIGPSAFLAPEHKVVLTTDPDRARSVGRKALDIYLNLANYLNNWKRLGFSDEDLAKPGSDRLVDSVVAYGPTDAIAARLREHLDAGADHVPVQVLTRSHDLVPALAELAQALGL; translated from the coding sequence ATGACCGCTTCTGCTGACAGCAAGCCCGATCTCGGCCGGTTCGGATCCTTCGGACGCGGCGTCACACCTGCCCAGGCGAAGGACATCGAAGCGCTCGGCTACGGGGCGGTCTGGGTGGGCGGGTCCCCGCCGGCCGAGCTCGATTGGGTGGAGCCGATCCTGGAAGCCACGACGACGCTGCAGGTGGCGACGGGCATCGTCAACATCTGGACCGCTCCGGCCAAGCCGGTCGCCGAATCGTTTCACCGTATTGACAAGGCCTACCCCGGCCGTTTCCTGCTCGGCATCGGCGTCGGCCATCGCGAGGTGGTCGACGAGTACCGCAAGCCGATAGACGCCCTCACCGACTATCTCGACCGACTCGACGACTACGGGGTCCCCGCCAACCGCCGGGTGGTGGCCGCGCTGGGGCCGCGAGTCCTCCAGCTCTCCGCGCAACGCAGCGCCGGCGCGCACCCGTATCTGACCACGCCGGAGCACACCGCCTCCGCGCGAGAGCTGATCGGCCCCTCGGCGTTCCTGGCCCCCGAACACAAGGTAGTGCTCACCACCGACCCCGATCGGGCCCGCTCTGTCGGGCGCAAAGCCCTCGACATCTATCTCAACCTCGCCAACTACCTGAACAACTGGAAGCGGCTGGGCTTCAGCGACGAGGATCTGGCCAAACCCGGCAGCGACCGGCTGGTCGATTCCGTGGTCGCCTACGGACCGACCGACGCCATCGCGGCACGGCTGCGCGAGCATCTCGACGCCGGAGCCGACCACGTGCCCGTGCAGGTGCTCACGCGCAGTCACGACCTGGTACCAGCGCTGGCCGAATTGGCCCAAGCGCTCGGGCTGTGA
- the infA gene encoding translation initiation factor IF-1 — protein MAKKDGAIEVEGRVVEPLPNAMFRIELENGHKVLAHISGKMRQHYIRILPEDRVVVELSPYDLSRGRIVYRYK, from the coding sequence ATGGCCAAGAAGGACGGTGCCATCGAGGTCGAGGGCCGCGTGGTCGAGCCCCTGCCCAATGCGATGTTTCGCATTGAGCTGGAAAACGGCCACAAGGTGCTCGCCCACATCAGCGGCAAGATGCGGCAGCACTACATCCGCATCCTGCCCGAGGACCGGGTGGTGGTGGAGTTGTCTCCTTACGACCTTTCCCGGGGCCGCATTGTGTACCGCTACAAGTAA
- the rpmJ gene encoding 50S ribosomal protein L36, whose amino-acid sequence MKVNPSVKPICDKCRVIRRHGRVMVICSDPRHKQRQG is encoded by the coding sequence GTGAAGGTGAACCCGAGCGTCAAGCCGATCTGTGACAAGTGCAGGGTGATCCGTCGGCATGGACGGGTCATGGTGATCTGCTCCGACCCGCGCCACAAGCAGCGGCAAGGCTGA
- the rpsM gene encoding 30S ribosomal protein S13, translated as MARLVGVDLPRDKRMEIALTYIFGIGRTRSNEILAATGIDKDLRTKDLTDDQLTHLRDYIEANLKIEGDLRREVQADIRRKIEIGCYQGLRHRRGLPVRGQRTKTNARTRKGPKRTIAGKKKAR; from the coding sequence ATGGCTCGACTAGTAGGCGTCGATCTGCCGCGTGACAAGCGGATGGAGATCGCGCTGACTTACATTTTCGGCATCGGCCGCACCCGCTCGAACGAGATTCTGGCGGCCACCGGCATCGATAAGGACCTGCGCACTAAGGACCTGACCGACGACCAGCTGACTCATCTGCGCGACTACATCGAAGCGAACCTGAAGATCGAGGGTGACCTGCGCCGCGAGGTGCAGGCCGACATTCGTCGCAAGATCGAAATCGGCTGCTACCAGGGTCTGCGGCACCGTCGCGGCCTGCCCGTGCGCGGCCAGCGGACCAAGACCAATGCGCGGACCCGTAAAGGCCCCAAGCGCACCATCGCAGGCAAGAAGAAGGCCAGGTAG
- the rpsK gene encoding 30S ribosomal protein S11, with protein sequence MPPGKKGQATSAKKGQKTRRREKKNIPHGAAHIKSTFNNTIVTITDPQGNVIAWASSGHVGFKGSRKSTPFAAQLAAENAARKAQEHGVRKVDVFVKGPGSGRETAIRSLQAAGLEVGAISDVTPQPHNGCRPPKRRRV encoded by the coding sequence ATGCCACCAGGAAAAAAAGGGCAGGCAACGTCCGCCAAGAAGGGACAGAAGACCCGCAGGCGGGAAAAGAAGAACATCCCGCACGGCGCCGCCCACATCAAGAGCACCTTCAACAACACGATCGTGACGATCACCGACCCGCAGGGCAATGTCATCGCCTGGGCCTCGTCGGGTCACGTCGGCTTCAAGGGCTCCCGCAAGTCCACCCCGTTCGCTGCCCAGCTGGCCGCCGAGAACGCCGCCCGCAAGGCCCAGGAGCACGGCGTGCGCAAGGTCGACGTGTTCGTCAAGGGCCCGGGTTCGGGCCGCGAGACCGCGATCCGGTCGCTGCAGGCCGCCGGCCTGGAGGTGGGCGCGATCTCTGACGTCACCCCTCAGCCGCACAACGGCTGCCGTCCGCCCAAGCGTCGGCGCGTCTAG
- the rpsD gene encoding 30S ribosomal protein S4, which yields MARYTGPVTRKSRRLGTDLVGGDQSYEKRPYPPGQHGRARVKESEYRQQLQEKQKARFTYGVMEKQFRRYYEEAVRHSGKTGEELLRILESRLDNVVYRAGLARTRRMARQLVSHGHFSVNGVHVNVPSYRVSQYDIIDVRDKSLNTVPFQIARETAGDRPIPSWLQVVGERQRILIHQLPERTQIDVPLTEQLIVEFYSK from the coding sequence ATGGCTCGTTACACCGGACCCGTCACTCGCAAGTCACGCCGGCTGGGTACCGACCTCGTCGGTGGCGACCAGTCGTACGAGAAGCGGCCCTACCCGCCCGGCCAGCACGGCCGTGCCCGGGTCAAGGAAAGCGAATACCGCCAGCAGCTGCAGGAGAAGCAGAAGGCGCGCTTCACCTACGGCGTGATGGAGAAGCAGTTCCGTCGCTACTACGAAGAGGCAGTCCGCCATTCCGGCAAGACCGGTGAGGAACTGCTGCGAATCCTGGAAAGCCGGCTGGACAACGTCGTGTACCGCGCCGGGTTGGCGCGTACCCGCCGGATGGCCCGCCAGCTCGTCAGCCACGGGCACTTCTCGGTCAACGGCGTGCACGTCAACGTGCCCAGCTACCGGGTGTCGCAGTACGACATCATCGATGTGCGGGATAAGTCGCTGAACACGGTGCCGTTCCAGATCGCGCGGGAGACCGCGGGCGACCGCCCGATCCCGAGCTGGCTGCAGGTGGTCGGGGAGCGGCAACGCATCCTGATCCACCAGCTGCCCGAGCGCACCCAGATCGACGTCCCGCTCACCGAGCAGCTGATCGTCGAGTTCTACTCGAAGTAA
- a CDS encoding DNA-directed RNA polymerase subunit alpha, translating to MLISQRPTLSEDIVADNRSQFVIEPLEPGFGYTLGNSLRRTLLSSIPGAAVTSIRIDGVLHEFTTVPGVKEDVTDIILNLKSLVVSSEEDEPVTMYLRKQGPGEVTAGDIVPPAGVTVHNPSMHIATLNDKGKLEVELVVERGRGYVPAVQNRASGAEIGRIPVDSIYSPVLKVTYKVDATRVEQRTDFDKLILDVETKSSITPRDALASAGKTLVELFGLARELNVEAEGIEIGPSPAEADHIASFALPIDDLDLTVRSYNCLKREGVHTVGELVSRTESDLLDIRNFGQKSIDEVKVKLHQLGLSLKDSPPSFDPSEVAGYDVATGTWSTEGAYDDQDYAETEQL from the coding sequence ATGCTGATCTCTCAGCGGCCCACCCTGTCCGAGGACATCGTCGCCGACAACCGGTCCCAGTTCGTCATCGAACCGCTGGAGCCGGGATTCGGTTACACCCTTGGCAATTCGCTGCGTCGTACGCTGCTGTCGTCGATCCCCGGCGCGGCCGTCACCAGCATTCGCATCGACGGCGTCCTGCACGAGTTCACCACCGTGCCCGGCGTCAAGGAAGATGTCACCGACATCATCCTGAACCTCAAGAGCTTGGTGGTCTCCTCCGAGGAGGACGAGCCGGTCACCATGTACCTGCGCAAGCAGGGCCCGGGTGAGGTCACTGCGGGTGACATCGTGCCGCCCGCCGGCGTCACCGTGCACAACCCCTCGATGCACATCGCCACCCTGAACGACAAGGGCAAGCTCGAGGTCGAGCTCGTCGTTGAGCGCGGCCGCGGTTACGTGCCGGCCGTGCAGAACCGGGCCTCGGGTGCCGAAATCGGCCGCATCCCAGTCGATTCCATCTACTCCCCGGTGCTCAAGGTGACCTATAAGGTGGACGCCACCCGTGTCGAGCAGCGCACCGACTTCGACAAGCTGATCCTGGACGTCGAGACCAAGAGCTCGATCACCCCCCGCGACGCGCTGGCCTCGGCCGGTAAGACGCTGGTCGAATTGTTCGGTCTGGCACGCGAACTCAACGTGGAGGCCGAGGGCATCGAGATCGGGCCGTCGCCGGCCGAGGCGGACCACATCGCCTCCTTTGCGCTGCCCATCGACGACCTGGACCTGACAGTCCGCTCCTACAACTGCCTCAAGCGCGAGGGCGTACACACGGTCGGCGAGCTGGTCTCCCGCACCGAGTCCGACCTGCTCGACATCCGTAACTTCGGGCAGAAGTCCATCGACGAGGTGAAGGTCAAACTGCACCAGCTCGGACTGTCGCTCAAGGACAGCCCGCCGAGCTTCGACCCGTCCGAGGTCGCCGGCTACGACGTCGCCACCGGCACCTGGTCCACCGAGGGTGCCTACGACGACCAGGACTACGCCGAAACCGAACAGCTTTAA
- the rplQ gene encoding 50S ribosomal protein L17 — protein sequence MPKPTKGPRLGGSSSHQKAILANLATSLFEHGRIKTTEPKARALRPYAEKLITHAKKGTLHNRREVLKKIRDKDVVHTLFAEIGPFFSDRDGGYTRIIKVENRKGDNAPMAVIELVREKTVTSEADRARRVQSSKKAAPVAAAAAPQAAVEPEAAEGPTAEEATEAAETTETEATETAADEAAETPENPEN from the coding sequence ATGCCCAAGCCCACCAAGGGACCTCGCCTCGGCGGGTCGTCTTCGCACCAGAAGGCGATTCTGGCCAACCTGGCTACCTCGTTGTTCGAGCACGGCCGGATCAAGACCACCGAGCCCAAGGCGCGGGCGTTGCGACCGTACGCGGAGAAGCTGATCACCCACGCCAAGAAGGGCACGCTGCACAACCGGCGTGAGGTGCTCAAGAAGATCCGGGACAAGGATGTGGTACACACCCTGTTCGCGGAGATCGGCCCGTTCTTCTCCGACCGCGACGGCGGCTATACCCGCATCATCAAGGTCGAGAACCGTAAGGGCGACAACGCCCCCATGGCCGTGATCGAGCTGGTGCGGGAAAAGACGGTGACCTCGGAGGCTGACCGGGCCCGCCGGGTGCAGTCCTCCAAGAAGGCGGCACCGGTGGCGGCTGCGGCCGCTCCGCAGGCGGCGGTGGAGCCGGAGGCGGCCGAGGGCCCGACAGCCGAGGAGGCCACCGAGGCCGCCGAGACCACCGAGACCGAGGCCACCGAGACCGCCGCCGACGAGGCCGCCGAGACCCCGGAGAACCCCGAGAATTAG
- the truA gene encoding tRNA pseudouridine(38-40) synthase TruA encodes MSGDVRLRLDIAYDGTDFAGWAAQAGQRTVAGVLDEALTTVFRAPVRLRAAGRTDAGVHATAQVAHADVPAEALPNAYSRGERAGAPEFLALVRRLARFLPADVRVIDVVRAPAGFDARFSALRRHYVYRLSTAPYGVVPQQARFVTAWPRSLDIDAMISASRELLGLHNFAAFCRHREGATTIRELQRLDWTRDGDLVSAQVSADAFCWSMVRSLVGALLAVGEHRREPQWCRELLDATSRSSDFAAAPPQGLTLIGVDYPPDDQLAARNLITRDIRTPR; translated from the coding sequence ATTAGTGGGGATGTCCGTCTGCGGCTCGACATCGCTTACGACGGAACCGATTTCGCGGGCTGGGCGGCGCAAGCGGGACAGCGCACGGTCGCCGGCGTACTCGATGAGGCGCTGACGACCGTGTTCCGCGCGCCGGTCCGGTTGCGCGCGGCCGGACGCACCGACGCCGGCGTGCACGCCACCGCGCAGGTGGCCCATGCCGATGTCCCTGCGGAGGCCCTACCGAACGCTTATTCACGGGGCGAGCGGGCCGGCGCCCCGGAATTCCTGGCTCTGGTGCGACGGCTGGCTAGGTTCCTGCCTGCCGACGTTCGGGTCATCGACGTCGTCCGTGCGCCTGCCGGCTTCGACGCGCGGTTCTCGGCACTGCGCCGACACTACGTCTATCGGCTGTCGACGGCGCCGTACGGCGTGGTGCCGCAGCAGGCGCGTTTCGTGACCGCATGGCCGCGCTCCCTGGACATCGACGCGATGATCAGTGCATCGCGAGAATTACTGGGATTGCACAACTTTGCCGCATTCTGTCGTCATCGCGAAGGTGCCACCACCATCCGGGAGTTGCAACGGCTGGACTGGACGCGCGACGGGGATCTGGTCAGCGCGCAGGTCAGCGCCGACGCCTTCTGTTGGTCGATGGTGCGGTCCTTGGTAGGTGCCCTGCTGGCCGTCGGTGAACACCGGCGAGAACCGCAGTGGTGTCGTGAACTTCTGGATGCGACAAGCCGATCCAGCGATTTCGCGGCGGCGCCGCCGCAGGGTTTGACCCTGATCGGAGTGGACTATCCGCCGGATGACCAGCTTGCCGCGCGCAATCTCATCACCCGCGATATCCGCACGCCCCGTTAG
- a CDS encoding cutinase family protein: protein MRRVFLGRFAAAALMAATFLLAAPLAPPAHAACPGVEVIFARGTGEPPGLGRVGNALVGSLRQQTGRSIGAYGVNYPANKDFLAATDGANDASDHVQQMANNCPDTRLVLGGYSQGAAVIDIVTAAPLPGLGFTEPLPSTAADHVSAVTLFGNPSGRAGGLLTALSPQFGGKILNLCNEGDPICSDGNVWKAHLGYVPGLTNEAANFVAGKL from the coding sequence ATGAGAAGGGTCTTCCTGGGTCGGTTCGCGGCCGCCGCGCTCATGGCGGCCACATTCTTGCTTGCTGCTCCGCTGGCGCCTCCGGCGCACGCGGCCTGTCCGGGTGTCGAGGTGATCTTCGCCCGTGGCACCGGTGAGCCACCCGGCCTTGGCAGGGTGGGCAACGCCCTGGTCGGGTCGCTGCGCCAACAGACCGGCCGCAGCATCGGCGCCTACGGTGTGAACTATCCGGCCAACAAGGACTTTCTGGCCGCCACCGACGGCGCCAACGACGCCAGTGACCACGTCCAGCAGATGGCCAACAACTGCCCCGACACGCGGCTGGTACTCGGCGGCTACTCCCAGGGCGCCGCCGTCATCGACATCGTCACCGCGGCACCGCTGCCCGGCCTCGGTTTCACCGAGCCGTTGCCCTCGACGGCGGCCGATCACGTCTCGGCGGTCACCCTGTTCGGCAATCCGTCGGGCCGGGCCGGCGGGTTGTTGACCGCCCTGAGCCCACAATTCGGCGGCAAGATCCTCAACCTGTGCAACGAGGGTGACCCGATCTGCTCCGACGGCAACGTGTGGAAGGCGCACCTGGGCTACGTGCCCGGACTGACCAACGAGGCCGCGAACTTCGTCGCGGGCAAGCTCTAA
- a CDS encoding cutinase family protein, protein MRLAGRAGVGIAALSAAVLPVSALSTAPPAWADDCPDAEVVFARGTNEAPGLGRVGDAFVDSLRQQTSGLSIGTYGVNYAASKLQLHGGDGANDVISHVKATVSSCPSTKIVLGGYSQGASVMDIVAGVPIGGISWGSSLPPEYVSNIAAVVTFGDIADRAGGSLPTKSTLLGSKAVDYCNPQDPICHAGAGNEWSGHTEGYVPFYTTQGAAFAASKIMNGIPHMPGQVPVPLVPQVPGTVPQNPALAPQVPGATSTPVQQPVVQVH, encoded by the coding sequence ATGCGCCTTGCCGGTCGGGCCGGCGTAGGCATCGCAGCCTTGTCCGCCGCCGTCCTGCCGGTCAGTGCCCTCAGCACCGCCCCGCCCGCATGGGCCGACGACTGCCCGGATGCCGAGGTGGTGTTCGCCCGGGGAACCAACGAGGCACCCGGCCTGGGTCGGGTCGGCGACGCATTCGTGGACTCGCTGCGTCAACAAACCAGCGGCCTGAGCATCGGGACCTACGGGGTGAACTACGCAGCCAGCAAGTTGCAGCTGCACGGTGGCGACGGGGCCAACGACGTGATTTCTCACGTCAAAGCCACGGTGTCCTCCTGCCCCAGCACAAAGATCGTGCTGGGCGGCTACTCGCAGGGCGCGTCGGTGATGGACATCGTGGCCGGCGTTCCGATCGGCGGCATCAGTTGGGGCAGTTCACTGCCGCCCGAGTACGTCAGCAACATCGCGGCAGTGGTCACTTTCGGCGACATCGCCGACCGGGCCGGCGGATCGCTGCCCACCAAGAGCACCCTGCTGGGCTCGAAAGCTGTCGATTACTGCAATCCGCAGGACCCGATCTGCCACGCCGGGGCCGGCAACGAATGGAGCGGGCACACCGAGGGCTATGTGCCGTTTTATACGACACAGGGAGCGGCCTTCGCCGCGTCCAAGATCATGAATGGCATCCCGCACATGCCCGGGCAGGTGCCCGTCCCGCTGGTCCCGCAGGTGCCGGGCACCGTCCCGCAGAACCCCGCGTTGGCGCCACAGGTGCCCGGGGCCACCTCCACCCCGGTGCAGCAGCCCGTCGTCCAGGTCCACTGA
- the eccB gene encoding type VII secretion protein EccB translates to MPVQTATWLRASGYRYQLRRMERALLGAAPDWAGPVPRGALAAGCLLTVIALVGCLLMSRLWPRPDLGDARIVMGVSSGALYVRVGDTWHPVLNLASARLIAAADADPLPVPESAIAHAKHGALLGIPGAPQLIAPPLPAQESAWTVCDGDGETTVLLGTELPLGRVGADRALLVAAGAGAPAYLLYRGRRAVVDLADRGVVRALRLQGRVPHVVSRTLLNAVPEAPPVAVPRISGAGAPVGAWLPGFRVGDVLRITRAAGEDYYVVLSAGVQRISQVVADVYRFNAGSEIITIAPGLLRAAPNVDPVAFAGIPDQVPSDAGGSTWCAVWAPSSSGSPDVGFLTDPHGPAPGAVRLAQADGRGPAVDTFAITAGHSAYVATQSQTGHGARVDTRYLVTDTGVRFPIHDAEAAHLLGLPATPASAPWPVLSSLPCGPELSREKASVARDTIAGGP, encoded by the coding sequence GTGCCGGTGCAGACGGCGACGTGGCTGCGCGCGAGCGGCTACCGCTATCAGCTGCGGCGCATGGAGCGAGCGTTGCTGGGTGCGGCGCCCGACTGGGCCGGGCCGGTGCCGCGCGGTGCGCTGGCGGCGGGCTGTCTATTGACGGTGATCGCTTTGGTCGGTTGCCTGTTGATGAGCCGGCTGTGGCCTCGGCCCGATCTGGGCGATGCCCGGATCGTCATGGGGGTATCGTCCGGGGCGCTGTATGTGAGAGTGGGCGATACCTGGCATCCGGTGCTCAACCTGGCGTCGGCCCGGTTGATCGCCGCGGCCGACGCCGATCCGCTGCCGGTGCCGGAGTCTGCCATTGCCCATGCCAAACACGGCGCGCTGCTAGGTATTCCAGGAGCACCGCAACTGATTGCGCCACCGCTGCCGGCGCAGGAGTCGGCCTGGACGGTGTGTGACGGCGACGGTGAGACAACGGTCCTGCTTGGGACTGAGTTGCCGCTTGGCCGCGTCGGTGCCGATCGGGCGCTGTTGGTGGCCGCCGGCGCCGGGGCTCCGGCATACCTGCTTTACCGTGGGCGGCGTGCGGTGGTCGACCTCGCCGATCGTGGCGTCGTTCGCGCGCTGAGGTTGCAGGGCCGGGTTCCCCATGTCGTCTCGCGCACTTTGCTGAATGCGGTTCCCGAGGCGCCACCTGTCGCGGTTCCGCGTATTTCCGGCGCGGGGGCGCCGGTCGGGGCGTGGCTGCCGGGATTCCGGGTCGGTGATGTGCTGCGAATCACACGGGCCGCGGGTGAGGATTACTACGTTGTGCTCAGCGCCGGGGTGCAGCGAATAAGCCAGGTTGTGGCGGACGTGTACCGCTTCAATGCTGGGAGCGAGATCATCACCATCGCGCCGGGCCTGTTGCGTGCGGCTCCCAACGTCGACCCCGTTGCCTTCGCGGGGATCCCCGACCAGGTGCCGTCGGATGCCGGCGGTTCGACGTGGTGTGCGGTGTGGGCGCCGTCTTCCTCGGGCTCGCCCGACGTCGGATTTCTGACGGATCCCCATGGGCCGGCCCCGGGGGCGGTGCGCCTGGCGCAAGCCGACGGGCGTGGACCGGCGGTGGACACCTTCGCCATCACGGCGGGCCACAGCGCCTACGTGGCAACGCAGAGTCAGACCGGGCACGGCGCCCGGGTGGACACGCGTTACCTGGTGACCGACACCGGGGTGCGGTTTCCGATCCACGATGCCGAAGCGGCTCACCTGCTCGGACTGCCGGCGACACCGGCGTCGGCGCCGTGGCCGGTGCTGTCGTCGTTGCCGTGCGGGCCGGAATTGAGTCGGGAGAAGGCGTCAGTCGCTCGCGACACGATCGCGGGCGGACCCTGA
- the mycP gene encoding type VII secretion-associated serine protease mycosin translates to MSTARAVCPIVVAVLLSQCTTPSAGAVTPPAVDERWLPAPASPSPEQRTVQRETCTLATAEPGGDEAPAQLAGFDLPQIWQLTRGAGQRVAVIDTGVHPHPRLKKLLAGGDYVGTGDGTQDCDAHGTLVAGIIAATTDSAFTGIAPDATLISIRQSSSKFAPAVSSAGAGVGDVATLAKAVRTAADLGATVINISSVACAPAAQAPDDRALGAALAYAVEVKNVVVVAAAGNTGTQCPRQPPGVTRDTVAAVVSPAWYDDYVLTVGSVDSHGVASSFTLAGPWVDVAATGEGVTSLSPGGDGLVNRVGEGSPISGTSYAAPVVSGLAALIRARFPALTARQVMQRIETTAHHPPPGWDSLVGNGVVDALAAVSNELQPSVNPGPQPLTLPAPAAGSAPRNRSRVLVGTAICLAILLAALATRRRSGSARDRVASD, encoded by the coding sequence ATGAGCACTGCCCGTGCCGTGTGCCCGATCGTCGTCGCGGTGCTGCTGTCCCAGTGCACGACCCCGTCGGCCGGGGCGGTCACGCCTCCTGCGGTCGATGAGCGGTGGTTGCCGGCACCGGCATCACCCTCACCCGAGCAACGGACCGTGCAGCGTGAAACCTGCACCTTGGCAACCGCGGAACCCGGCGGCGACGAGGCACCGGCTCAGCTCGCGGGATTCGACCTACCGCAGATCTGGCAACTCACCCGCGGTGCCGGGCAACGCGTTGCCGTCATCGACACCGGCGTCCACCCCCACCCGCGCCTTAAGAAACTCCTGGCCGGTGGCGACTACGTGGGCACCGGCGACGGCACCCAGGACTGTGACGCGCACGGCACGCTGGTGGCCGGGATCATCGCCGCAACAACGGATTCGGCGTTCACCGGGATAGCCCCCGACGCCACGTTGATCAGCATCCGGCAATCCAGCTCCAAGTTCGCCCCCGCCGTCAGCAGCGCGGGCGCCGGCGTCGGGGACGTGGCGACACTGGCCAAAGCGGTGCGCACCGCCGCGGACCTGGGCGCCACCGTCATCAACATCTCGTCGGTCGCGTGCGCGCCGGCGGCCCAGGCCCCCGACGATCGGGCGCTCGGCGCCGCGCTGGCATATGCGGTCGAGGTGAAGAACGTCGTCGTGGTGGCGGCGGCCGGCAATACCGGGACGCAGTGCCCTCGCCAGCCGCCCGGCGTCACTCGCGACACCGTTGCGGCGGTGGTCAGCCCGGCATGGTACGACGACTACGTCCTCACCGTGGGTTCGGTCGATTCCCACGGTGTCGCGTCATCCTTCACGCTGGCCGGACCGTGGGTGGATGTCGCCGCGACGGGCGAGGGCGTGACATCGCTCAGCCCGGGCGGCGACGGGTTGGTGAACCGGGTCGGCGAGGGATCACCGATCTCCGGCACCAGCTACGCGGCCCCCGTCGTCAGCGGACTGGCCGCCCTGATCCGGGCCCGGTTCCCGGCGTTGACCGCTCGCCAGGTGATGCAGCGCATCGAAACCACCGCGCATCATCCGCCCCCGGGATGGGACTCATTGGTCGGCAACGGCGTCGTCGACGCACTCGCGGCAGTCAGCAACGAACTCCAGCCATCGGTCAACCCCGGCCCCCAGCCGCTGACTCTGCCGGCGCCGGCTGCGGGTTCGGCCCCGCGAAACCGGTCCCGCGTGCTCGTCGGCACGGCGATCTGTCTGGCAATCCTGCTGGCCGCGCTCGCGACGAGGCGCCGCTCAGGGTCCGCCCGCGATCGTGTCGCGAGCGACTGA